The following are from one region of the Paenibacillus bovis genome:
- a CDS encoding GntP family permease, which yields MYSLFGLSHEATLLLWALVAIVILIVMIAKFKWNPFVVLLMASLFLGLIIGMKPLDVVDSVQSGLGGTLGSIAIVIGLGTMLGKMMAESGGAEQIANTLINRFGEKRIPWAMLIVGLIVGMPVFFEVGIILLIPILFTVIRKTNISLLKVGIPMLAGLSTVHGLLPPHPAPMIAIDAFGANIGMTIMYALIVGIPTAIIAGPLFGTYIGNRIVVHPPQGLSEQFTSHRPDQSERLLPGFGLTMLTILMPVILMLTGSIVEIAAPESSSGLAMFFRFIGNEVVAMFIATVFAFFSLGFAQGFSKEDISKFTSECLAPTASIILIIGGGGAFKQILIDSGVGEAIASVATAAHVNVVVFAYLVAALIRVATGSATVAMTTAAGIVAPVLALTPGANVELVVLATGAGSLILSHVNDAGFWMVKEFFNMSVPQTLKSWTVMETLLSLVAFIIIFVLNIMV from the coding sequence ATGTATTCTCTTTTTGGACTGAGTCATGAAGCCACATTGCTCCTATGGGCATTGGTGGCGATTGTTATTTTGATCGTGATGATTGCCAAGTTTAAATGGAATCCTTTTGTTGTACTGCTGATGGCCTCGTTATTTCTCGGGTTGATTATCGGGATGAAGCCGCTGGATGTAGTCGATTCCGTACAAAGCGGACTGGGAGGCACTCTTGGTTCGATCGCTATCGTTATCGGTCTGGGTACCATGCTCGGCAAAATGATGGCCGAATCCGGCGGAGCAGAGCAGATTGCCAATACGTTGATTAACCGGTTTGGCGAGAAGCGTATACCGTGGGCGATGCTGATCGTGGGTCTGATTGTCGGAATGCCAGTCTTTTTTGAGGTAGGGATTATTTTGTTGATTCCTATTCTGTTTACGGTTATCCGCAAAACGAATATATCTCTTCTCAAAGTTGGGATACCGATGCTTGCCGGGCTATCGACTGTACATGGTCTGCTGCCGCCGCATCCTGCGCCGATGATCGCGATTGATGCATTTGGCGCCAATATCGGAATGACGATTATGTATGCGCTGATTGTCGGTATACCGACTGCTATTATTGCAGGCCCGCTGTTTGGTACATATATCGGTAACCGGATTGTGGTACATCCTCCGCAGGGACTGTCCGAGCAGTTTACATCGCATCGTCCGGATCAATCGGAACGGTTATTGCCCGGATTCGGTCTGACCATGCTGACGATTCTGATGCCGGTGATTCTGATGCTGACCGGTTCGATTGTCGAGATTGCTGCGCCGGAGAGCAGCAGCGGTCTGGCGATGTTTTTCCGTTTTATCGGCAATGAAGTGGTGGCGATGTTTATTGCGACAGTATTTGCCTTTTTCTCTCTTGGATTTGCCCAGGGATTCAGTAAAGAGGATATCTCCAAATTCACCAGTGAATGTCTGGCACCGACCGCTTCGATTATTCTGATTATTGGCGGAGGCGGTGCGTTCAAGCAAATACTGATCGATAGCGGTGTAGGGGAGGCTATTGCCAGTGTGGCTACTGCCGCTCATGTGAATGTGGTAGTGTTTGCTTATCTGGTAGCGGCTCTGATCCGCGTGGCTACCGGCTCGGCTACCGTCGCCATGACGACCGCAGCAGGCATTGTAGCGCCTGTACTGGCGCTGACACCGGGAGCCAATGTAGAGTTGGTCGTACTGGCTACCGGTGCAGGATCACTGATTTTGTCCCATGTGAATGATGCCGGCTTCTGGATGGTCAAGGAGTTCTTCAATATGTCTGTACCGCAGACGCTGAAGTCCTGGACTGTGATGGAGACGCTCCTTTCCCTGGTCGCTTTTATTATCATTTTTGTATTGAATATAATGGTATAG